In Longimicrobium sp., a genomic segment contains:
- a CDS encoding PAS domain S-box protein: MKAPLPENEAERLAALHEYQILDTSPEQAYDDVTLLASQLCGTPMALLTLIDEDRQWFKARVGLDVPETTREVAFCAHSILHEEVTVVPDATLDARFADNPFVTGEPRIRFYAGAPLITPDGHELGTLCVLDQRPRQITDEQRAALGTLSRQVMVQLELRRHLVGMTEELARQKAADEALRRAEKQAKRMADRMRAVAATAAAVIGAPSRAALRDVLEDACRAILPYDAFFLMAYDAEKHEFVGVGGYDADVFSEPSSVPAAGTPGERVVRERKSLLTHSADDPAGQGAAVTGTGRRSESVIRTPILLGDQVLGILSAQSYTPGLYDEEDVEALEAVASLAANALDNLRLDAKRREAEAALAASEERYRTIFDTAADTIVLIDQTSTILAINPAAERTFGYKPEELVGKPLAVLQPPHLRKVHDGGVERYTRTRERKLDWALTEALALHRDGTEIPIELALGEYRQGDRHIFVGFLRNITERKLAERALQAAYDDLEQRVEARTAELAETNFALEEEVAERDRAELELRHKTHELEAIFEALPDLYFRLDREGTVLEHHAGEGRAGELTGRRLHDLLPADAAARVAEGLEEVKRTGSLVCTEYSVQEADGLRDFEARILPFGAEQIVTVVRDITDQKTTERALQRSEQHFRSLIENSSDVASIMDARGVSLYHSPSIERVLGYRPDEILGSTAFERIHPEDHERCKEALGGAFRNPGVTYTLDFRYLHKDRSWRSVEVSVRTLRPDSAADGVIINLRDATQRKAAEAELRFQKTLLEAQGEASIDGILVISGEGKILSYNRRFAEMWEIPDEVIAERSDESAIGAVLQKLEDPDAFIARVAELYERRDERSEEEVRLRDGRVFDRYSAPVKDTEERYYGRIWWFRDITDRKEAEIALQRARDDAERAREAAEAANHAKSEFLSRMSHELRTPMNSILGFAQLLERRNLPPDQRKGVEHILRAGRHLLNLINEVLDLSRIEANRQQLSLEAVHVSEAVEEALGLVRPLAAQTGCALAEEVGGDPSHYVTADRQRLTQVLLNLLSNAIKYNRPGGRVRITCGAEGERFRIRVHDTGVGIRADRLDQLFVPFARLGAEQTEVEGTGLGLALSKRLVEAMGGELTVESTPGRGSIFTVELALAEDPVGLLRNARTERPPAEEHGARPATVLYVEDNVANLSLIETILDDRPEITLVPALKGRLGLELAAEHAPDLILLDLHLPDIPGEEVLRRLRLDPRTATTPVVVISADATRGAVSRLMEAGVHAYLTKPLDVDLFLTTIDGVLQARGEGGPGPGAGGGPGGGPGAGD, from the coding sequence ATGAAGGCCCCCCTCCCAGAAAATGAGGCCGAGCGGCTCGCGGCGCTGCACGAGTACCAGATCCTCGACACCTCGCCCGAGCAGGCGTACGACGACGTCACGCTGCTGGCGTCGCAGCTGTGCGGTACGCCCATGGCGCTGCTCACGCTGATCGACGAGGACCGGCAGTGGTTCAAGGCGCGCGTGGGGCTGGACGTGCCGGAGACCACGCGAGAGGTGGCGTTCTGCGCGCACTCCATCCTCCACGAAGAGGTGACGGTGGTGCCCGACGCGACGCTCGACGCGCGCTTCGCGGACAACCCGTTCGTCACCGGCGAGCCGCGCATCCGCTTCTACGCGGGGGCGCCGCTCATCACGCCCGACGGGCACGAGCTGGGGACGCTGTGCGTGCTCGACCAGCGGCCGCGCCAGATCACCGACGAGCAGCGGGCGGCGCTGGGCACGCTTTCACGGCAGGTGATGGTGCAGCTGGAGCTGCGCAGGCACCTGGTGGGGATGACCGAGGAGCTCGCCCGGCAGAAGGCCGCGGACGAGGCGCTGCGCCGGGCGGAGAAGCAGGCGAAGCGGATGGCGGACCGCATGCGCGCCGTGGCGGCCACCGCGGCGGCGGTGATCGGCGCCCCGTCGCGCGCGGCGCTGCGCGACGTGCTGGAGGACGCATGCCGCGCCATCCTTCCCTACGACGCCTTCTTCCTGATGGCGTACGACGCGGAGAAGCACGAGTTCGTGGGGGTGGGCGGCTACGACGCGGACGTCTTCAGCGAGCCCAGCAGCGTCCCCGCGGCCGGGACGCCGGGGGAGCGCGTGGTGCGCGAGCGGAAATCGCTCCTCACCCACAGCGCGGACGACCCGGCGGGGCAGGGCGCGGCGGTCACCGGAACGGGGCGGCGCAGCGAATCGGTGATCCGCACCCCCATCCTGCTGGGCGACCAGGTGCTGGGCATCCTGAGCGCGCAGAGCTACACGCCGGGGCTGTACGACGAGGAAGACGTGGAGGCGCTGGAGGCCGTGGCGTCCCTGGCCGCCAACGCGCTGGACAACCTGCGCCTGGACGCGAAGCGCAGGGAGGCAGAGGCGGCGCTGGCCGCGTCGGAGGAGCGCTACCGCACCATCTTCGACACGGCCGCCGACACCATCGTCCTGATCGACCAGACGAGCACCATCCTGGCCATCAACCCGGCGGCGGAGCGCACCTTCGGCTACAAGCCGGAGGAGCTGGTGGGGAAGCCGCTCGCCGTGCTCCAGCCCCCGCATCTGCGCAAGGTGCACGATGGCGGAGTGGAGCGCTACACGCGCACGCGGGAGCGCAAGCTCGACTGGGCGCTCACAGAGGCGCTGGCGCTGCACCGCGACGGCACCGAGATCCCCATCGAGCTGGCGCTGGGCGAGTACCGGCAGGGAGACCGGCACATCTTCGTGGGCTTCCTGCGCAACATCACCGAGCGCAAGCTGGCCGAGAGGGCGCTGCAGGCGGCCTACGACGACCTTGAGCAGCGCGTGGAAGCGCGCACCGCCGAGCTCGCCGAGACCAACTTCGCGCTGGAGGAGGAGGTCGCCGAGCGCGACCGTGCCGAGTTGGAGCTGCGCCACAAGACGCACGAGCTGGAGGCGATCTTCGAAGCGCTTCCCGACCTCTACTTCCGCCTGGACCGCGAGGGGACGGTGCTGGAGCACCACGCCGGCGAGGGCAGGGCGGGGGAGCTGACGGGCCGCCGGCTGCACGACCTGCTCCCGGCCGATGCGGCGGCGCGCGTGGCGGAGGGGCTGGAAGAGGTGAAGCGCACCGGGTCCCTGGTGTGCACCGAGTACTCGGTGCAGGAAGCGGACGGGCTTCGCGACTTCGAGGCGCGCATCCTTCCCTTCGGCGCCGAGCAGATCGTCACGGTGGTGCGCGACATCACCGACCAGAAGACGACCGAGCGGGCGCTCCAGCGCAGCGAGCAGCACTTCCGCAGCCTCATCGAGAACTCGTCCGACGTCGCATCCATCATGGACGCGAGGGGGGTGAGCCTCTACCACTCGCCCTCCATCGAGCGGGTGCTGGGCTACAGGCCGGACGAGATCCTCGGCTCGACGGCGTTCGAGCGCATCCACCCGGAGGACCACGAGCGCTGCAAGGAGGCGCTGGGCGGCGCCTTCCGCAACCCGGGAGTCACCTACACGCTCGACTTCCGCTACCTGCACAAGGACCGCTCCTGGCGCTCCGTGGAGGTCTCCGTGCGCACGCTGCGCCCGGACAGCGCCGCGGACGGGGTCATCATCAACCTGCGCGACGCCACGCAGCGAAAGGCGGCGGAGGCGGAGCTGCGCTTCCAGAAGACGCTGCTGGAGGCGCAGGGCGAGGCCTCCATCGACGGCATCCTGGTGATCTCGGGCGAGGGGAAGATCCTCTCCTACAACCGCCGCTTCGCCGAGATGTGGGAGATCCCGGACGAGGTGATCGCCGAGCGCTCGGACGAGTCGGCGATCGGGGCGGTGCTGCAGAAGCTGGAGGATCCGGACGCCTTCATCGCGCGCGTGGCCGAGCTGTACGAGCGCCGCGACGAGCGCAGCGAAGAGGAGGTGCGGCTGCGCGACGGGCGCGTCTTCGACCGCTACAGCGCGCCGGTCAAGGACACGGAGGAGCGCTACTACGGCCGCATCTGGTGGTTCCGCGACATCACCGACCGCAAAGAGGCGGAGATCGCGCTGCAGCGCGCGCGCGACGACGCGGAGCGCGCCCGCGAGGCGGCCGAGGCGGCGAACCACGCCAAGAGCGAGTTCCTGAGCCGCATGAGCCACGAGCTGCGCACGCCCATGAACTCCATCCTGGGCTTCGCGCAGCTCCTGGAGCGCCGCAACCTTCCGCCCGACCAGCGCAAGGGCGTGGAGCACATCCTGCGCGCCGGGCGGCACCTCCTCAACCTGATCAACGAGGTGCTGGACCTTTCGCGCATCGAGGCCAACCGCCAGCAGCTCTCGCTGGAGGCCGTGCACGTGAGCGAGGCGGTGGAGGAAGCGCTCGGCCTGGTGCGCCCCCTCGCCGCGCAGACCGGGTGCGCGCTGGCCGAGGAGGTGGGCGGCGACCCGTCGCACTACGTGACCGCGGACCGGCAGCGGCTCACGCAGGTGCTGCTGAACCTCCTTTCGAACGCCATCAAGTACAACCGCCCAGGCGGCCGCGTGCGCATCACCTGCGGCGCGGAGGGCGAGCGCTTCCGCATCCGCGTGCACGACACGGGCGTGGGGATCCGCGCGGACCGGCTCGACCAGCTCTTCGTCCCCTTCGCCCGCCTGGGCGCCGAGCAGACGGAGGTGGAGGGGACCGGGCTGGGGCTGGCGCTTTCGAAGCGGCTGGTGGAGGCGATGGGGGGCGAGCTGACGGTGGAGAGCACGCCGGGCCGCGGCTCCATCTTCACCGTGGAGCTGGCGCTGGCGGAGGACCCCGTGGGCCTGCTGCGAAACGCGCGCACGGAGCGCCCGCCGGCGGAGGAGCACGGCGCCCGCCCCGCGACGGTGCTCTACGTGGAGGACAACGTCGCCAACCTGAGCCTGATCGAGACGATCCTGGACGACCGCCCGGAGATCACCCTGGTCCCCGCGCTCAAGGGCCGGCTGGGGCTGGAGCTGGCGGCGGAGCACGCGCCCGACCTGATCCTCCTGGACCTGCACCTCCCGGACATTCCGGGCGAGGAGGTCCTCCGCCGCCTGCGCCTGGATCCGCGCACCGCCACCACCCCCGTCGTCGTCATCAGCGCCGACGCCAC